A stretch of the Sulfuritortus calidifontis genome encodes the following:
- a CDS encoding class I SAM-dependent methyltransferase, with translation MDAASYEAWYATPRGRWVAETEFALLLRLLDLPPGASLLDIGCGTGQFTRRFAQAGYGVTGIDPDPERIAYAQAHAYGMEAYLTGDGKRLAFADKQFDAAVAVTSLCFVEDQLAFVKEMARVARQRIVLGLLNRHSLLYWQKGRHGGQGGYRGAHWHSLGEARALLGKLNVSEVRHGSAVFLPDGGGLARTVERVLPARLPFGGFLAITARPS, from the coding sequence ATGGACGCCGCCAGCTACGAGGCTTGGTATGCCACGCCGCGCGGCCGCTGGGTGGCCGAGACCGAGTTCGCCCTGCTCCTGAGGCTACTCGACCTGCCGCCCGGGGCGAGCCTGCTCGACATCGGCTGCGGCACCGGCCAGTTCACCCGCCGCTTCGCCCAGGCCGGCTACGGCGTGACCGGCATCGACCCCGATCCCGAACGCATCGCCTATGCCCAGGCGCACGCCTATGGCATGGAAGCCTATCTCACCGGCGACGGCAAACGCCTGGCGTTTGCCGACAAGCAGTTCGACGCCGCAGTGGCGGTGACCTCGCTCTGCTTCGTCGAGGACCAACTGGCGTTCGTGAAGGAGATGGCGCGAGTGGCGCGCCAGCGCATCGTGCTCGGCCTGCTCAACCGGCACAGCCTGCTGTATTGGCAAAAGGGCCGGCACGGCGGCCAGGGTGGTTATCGCGGCGCGCATTGGCATAGCCTGGGCGAGGCGCGGGCCTTGCTGGGTAAATTGAACGTAAGTGAGGTTCGCCATGGCAGCGCGGTGTTTCTGCCGGATGGCGGCGGCTTGGCCCGGACCGTCGAGCGGGTGCTACCCGCCCGACTGCCGTTCGGCGGTTTTCTGGCGATCACCGCCCGGCCGAGTTAG
- a CDS encoding outer membrane protein assembly factor BamE: protein MNPNTYSPMRYAILLALLLTGCSWTEKIDLKKPIEALQPYKMDIQQGNVITQDMIAKLKPGMTPSQVRFALGSPLVVDPFRNNRWDYVYRLEKGGKLVEARRITVVFENDVLKGIEGDVTALPAATKPAEAQPQPAVAPIPEAEKK, encoded by the coding sequence TTGAACCCTAATACCTATTCGCCCATGCGCTACGCCATTTTGCTTGCCCTGCTGCTCACCGGCTGCAGCTGGACCGAGAAGATCGACCTGAAAAAGCCGATCGAGGCCCTCCAGCCCTACAAAATGGACATCCAGCAGGGCAATGTCATCACTCAGGACATGATCGCCAAGCTCAAGCCCGGCATGACCCCGTCCCAGGTGCGTTTCGCCCTGGGCTCGCCGCTGGTGGTCGATCCTTTCCGCAACAATCGCTGGGACTATGTCTATCGCCTGGAAAAAGGCGGCAAGCTGGTGGAGGCGCGGCGGATCACGGTGGTGTTCGAGAACGATGTCCTGAAGGGCATCGAGGGCGACGTCACCGCCTTGCCGGCGGCGACTAAACCGGCAGAGGCGCAGCCCCAGCCGGCCGTGGCCCCGATCCCCGAAGCGGAGAAGAAATGA
- the recN gene encoding DNA repair protein RecN: protein MLRSLTISDFVLVDRLELEFGLGFSVLTGETGAGKSILLDALGLALGGRADAGMVREGADRAEVVAEFDCGPELQAWLVERELEGDPDTCLLRRTLDAGGRSRAFINGRPVTLQQLKEAGEWLVDIHGQHAHYSLLKPALQRQILDRYAGAEKNAREVAQAYKAWMEAAERRHQAEQQAQERQAERDRLLWVVEELSALRFSAEEWLGLQESHQRLAHAAELLSGTQQVNAALAGDEAGILALLKTAQHKLAGLAEIDPKLAEPLKLLDSGLIDLTEAVHELTRYCDRLELDPAALAQAEARIAAVTSVAHKFRVKPAELPELLARSQAQLAELEQLTDPAALAEAERAAEASWRKAAAALSRLRQAGAEKLARAVTQAMQGLAMKGGRFAVVLQDCAPGTHGQEEIEFQVSPHSGQGLNALAKTASGGELSRIGLSLQTVLSGVSGTPTLIFDEVDAGIGGGVAEILGRMLAALGAERQVLCVTHLPQVAACAGSHYSVSKAKKAGAVVSQVRQLKPAERVDEVARMLGGVTITETTRRHAEEMLGG from the coding sequence ATGCTGCGTTCCCTCACCATCTCGGATTTCGTCTTGGTCGACCGGCTCGAACTCGAATTCGGTCTCGGTTTTTCCGTGCTGACCGGCGAGACCGGCGCCGGCAAATCCATCCTGCTCGATGCCCTCGGCCTGGCCTTGGGCGGCCGGGCCGATGCCGGCATGGTGCGTGAAGGCGCAGACCGGGCCGAGGTCGTGGCCGAGTTCGACTGCGGGCCTGAGTTGCAGGCCTGGCTGGTCGAGCGGGAACTGGAAGGCGATCCCGACACCTGCCTGCTGCGGCGCACCCTGGATGCCGGCGGCCGCTCCCGGGCCTTCATCAACGGCCGGCCGGTAACTCTGCAGCAGCTGAAGGAGGCAGGCGAGTGGCTGGTCGATATCCACGGCCAGCACGCCCACTACTCGCTGCTCAAGCCTGCCCTGCAGCGGCAGATTCTCGACCGCTACGCCGGCGCGGAAAAGAACGCGCGGGAGGTGGCCCAGGCCTACAAGGCCTGGATGGAGGCGGCTGAGCGGCGGCATCAGGCCGAGCAACAGGCCCAGGAACGCCAGGCAGAGCGCGATCGCCTGCTCTGGGTGGTCGAGGAACTCTCCGCCCTGCGCTTCAGTGCGGAGGAATGGCTGGGCCTGCAGGAATCCCATCAGCGCCTGGCCCACGCGGCGGAACTGCTGAGCGGCACCCAGCAGGTGAATGCCGCCCTGGCCGGGGACGAGGCCGGCATCCTGGCCCTGCTCAAGACGGCGCAACACAAGCTGGCGGGCCTGGCCGAGATCGACCCGAAACTGGCCGAACCGCTCAAGCTGCTGGATTCTGGTCTGATCGATCTGACCGAGGCCGTCCATGAACTGACCCGCTATTGCGACCGCCTGGAACTCGACCCGGCCGCCCTGGCCCAGGCCGAGGCGCGGATCGCCGCGGTGACCTCGGTCGCCCACAAATTCCGGGTGAAGCCGGCGGAATTGCCGGAATTGCTGGCGCGCTCGCAGGCCCAACTGGCGGAGTTGGAGCAATTGACCGACCCGGCCGCCCTGGCCGAGGCGGAGCGGGCCGCCGAGGCGAGCTGGCGCAAGGCGGCCGCGGCCCTGAGCCGCTTGCGTCAGGCCGGTGCAGAGAAACTCGCCCGGGCGGTGACCCAGGCCATGCAGGGGTTGGCCATGAAGGGCGGCCGTTTCGCCGTGGTGCTACAGGACTGCGCGCCTGGCACCCACGGCCAGGAAGAGATCGAGTTCCAGGTCAGCCCGCACAGCGGCCAAGGGCTCAATGCCCTGGCCAAGACCGCCTCCGGCGGTGAGCTGTCGCGTATCGGGCTGTCGCTGCAGACCGTACTGTCCGGGGTCAGCGGCACTCCGACCCTGATCTTCGACGAGGTCGATGCCGGCATCGGCGGCGGCGTCGCCGAGATCCTCGGCCGCATGCTGGCGGCGCTGGGGGCCGAGCGGCAGGTGCTGTGCGTCACCCATCTGCCCCAGGTCGCGGCCTGTGCCGGCAGCCATTATTCGGTGAGCAAGGCCAAGAAGGCCGGTGCCGTGGTGTCCCAGGTGCGGCAGCTGAAGCCGGCGGAGCGGGTGGATGAGGTGGCCAGGATGCTGGGCGGCGTGACCATCACCGAGACGACCCGGCGCCACGCCGAGGAGATGCTGGGCGGTTAG
- the htpG gene encoding molecular chaperone HtpG yields the protein MTENVKETLGFQAEVKQLLHLMIHSLYSHKEIFLRELISNASDAADKLRFEALNDAALYENDTDLRIWLSVDKAARTLTLRDNGIGMSRQEVIEHIGTIAKSGTKEFFSRLTGDQQKDSQLIGQFGVGFYSSFIVADKVTLTTRRAGLTQEHGVRWESSGEGDYTLETVEQARRGTEIVLHLKEGEDEFLEEWRLKNTIRQYSDHVAIPIVFVNEKGEEEMVNRASALWARPKSELSDDDYKTFYKHVAHDFEDPLAWTHARVEGRQDYTVLLYVPAHAPFDLWDREAKTGVKLYVKRVFIMEDARRLMPSYLRFMRGVIDAADLPLNVSREILQQSRDMEAIRAGCVKKALDLLADLAENDKEKYAKVWEHFGLVLKEGVGEDPANKERIAKLLRFATTQSDEPTVSLADYVGRMAAGQDKIYYLTAESLAAAKASPHLEIFRKKGVEVLLLTDRVDEWVVANLFEFDGKPLQSVARGEVDLSAIKAAEEDKPEEPAKAEEAKALAEKLKEALAGSVKDVRVSRRLVDSAACLVADEHDMNANLARMLKAMGQKTPETKPILEINPNHPLVQKLETETGTRFDDLARVLFDQALLLDGGQIADPAGFVKRLNGLLFPAG from the coding sequence ATGACCGAGAACGTCAAAGAAACCCTGGGTTTCCAGGCCGAGGTGAAGCAGCTGCTGCACCTGATGATCCACTCCCTGTACAGCCACAAGGAGATCTTCCTGCGCGAGCTGATCTCCAACGCCTCCGACGCCGCCGACAAGCTGCGTTTCGAGGCCCTGAACGACGCCGCCCTCTACGAGAACGACACTGACCTGCGCATCTGGCTGTCGGTCGACAAGGCCGCCCGCACCCTGACCCTGCGCGACAACGGCATCGGCATGAGCCGGCAGGAGGTGATCGAGCACATCGGCACCATCGCCAAGTCAGGCACCAAGGAGTTCTTCAGCCGACTCACCGGCGATCAGCAGAAGGACAGCCAGTTGATCGGCCAGTTCGGCGTTGGTTTCTATTCCAGCTTCATCGTTGCCGACAAGGTCACTCTGACCACCCGCCGCGCCGGCCTCACCCAGGAACACGGTGTGCGCTGGGAATCGAGCGGGGAGGGAGATTACACCCTGGAGACGGTCGAGCAGGCCCGGCGCGGCACCGAGATCGTGCTGCACCTGAAAGAGGGCGAGGACGAGTTTCTCGAAGAATGGCGCCTGAAGAACACCATCCGCCAGTATTCCGACCACGTGGCCATCCCCATCGTCTTCGTCAATGAAAAAGGCGAGGAAGAGATGGTCAACCGCGCCTCCGCCCTGTGGGCGCGGCCCAAGAGCGAGCTGAGCGACGATGACTACAAGACCTTCTACAAGCACGTCGCCCACGACTTCGAAGACCCGCTGGCCTGGACCCATGCCCGGGTCGAGGGGCGCCAGGATTACACGGTGCTGCTCTACGTGCCGGCCCACGCGCCGTTCGACCTGTGGGACCGCGAGGCCAAGACCGGGGTCAAGCTCTACGTGAAGCGGGTGTTCATCATGGAAGACGCCCGCCGCCTGATGCCGAGCTATCTGCGCTTCATGCGCGGCGTGATCGACGCGGCCGATCTGCCGCTCAACGTCTCGCGCGAGATCCTGCAGCAGAGCCGGGACATGGAGGCGATCCGCGCCGGCTGCGTGAAGAAGGCGCTCGACCTTTTGGCCGACCTGGCCGAGAACGACAAGGAGAAGTACGCCAAGGTCTGGGAGCATTTCGGCCTGGTGCTGAAAGAGGGCGTCGGCGAAGACCCGGCCAACAAGGAGCGCATCGCCAAGCTCTTGCGCTTTGCCACCACCCAAAGCGACGAGCCGACCGTGTCGCTGGCCGACTACGTCGGCCGGATGGCGGCCGGCCAGGACAAGATCTACTACCTCACCGCCGAGTCCCTGGCCGCGGCCAAGGCCAGCCCGCACCTGGAGATCTTCCGCAAGAAGGGCGTCGAGGTGTTGCTGCTTACCGACCGGGTGGACGAATGGGTGGTGGCCAACCTGTTCGAGTTCGACGGCAAGCCCTTGCAGTCGGTGGCGCGCGGCGAGGTCGATCTGTCTGCGATCAAGGCCGCCGAGGAAGACAAGCCGGAAGAGCCGGCCAAGGCGGAAGAGGCCAAGGCGCTGGCCGAGAAGCTGAAAGAGGCGCTCGCGGGCAGCGTCAAGGACGTGCGGGTCAGCCGCCGCCTGGTCGATTCCGCCGCCTGCCTGGTGGCCGACGAGCACGACATGAACGCCAACCTGGCGCGCATGCTGAAGGCCATGGGCCAGAAGACACCGGAGACCAAGCCGATCCTGGAGATCAACCCCAATCACCCGCTGGTGCAGAAGCTGGAGACCGAAACCGGCACCCGCTTCGACGACCTGGCCCGGGTGCTGTTCGACCAGGCCCTGCTGCTCGATGGCGGCCAGATTGCCGACCCGGCCGGCTTCGTCAAGCGGCTGAACGGGCTGCTGTTCCCGGCTGGCTGA
- a CDS encoding c-type cytochrome codes for MKHTLAYTLLFAGALGVVATAQADPRTRTMAANCSYCHGPDGKSRGAIPSLAGLEKDYFVQQMKDFKSGTRPSVVMQKHALGYTDEEIEQLAAWFAAVK; via the coding sequence ATGAAACACACACTTGCCTACACCTTGCTCTTTGCTGGCGCCCTCGGGGTGGTTGCAACGGCCCAGGCCGATCCCCGCACCCGCACCATGGCCGCCAATTGTTCCTATTGCCATGGCCCCGATGGAAAAAGCCGCGGCGCCATCCCCTCGCTCGCGGGGCTGGAGAAGGACTACTTCGTCCAGCAGATGAAAGACTTCAAGTCGGGTACCCGCCCCTCCGTGGTGATGCAAAAGCATGCGCTCGGCTACACCGACGAGGAAATCGAACAACTGGCCGCCTGGTTCGCCGCCGTCAAATAA
- the fur gene encoding ferric iron uptake transcriptional regulator produces the protein MSTEQLKTMGLKATLPRLKILNLFETADKRHLTADDVYHLLKEDGVDVGLATVYRVLTQFEQAGLLIRHHFDNEKAVYELNQGSHHDHLVCVQCGKVEEFYDPEIEQRQQKIAADHGFALHEHALYLYVDCVKPDCPNRPKAKG, from the coding sequence ATGAGCACTGAGCAACTGAAAACCATGGGGCTGAAGGCCACCCTGCCGCGGCTCAAGATCCTCAACCTGTTCGAGACCGCGGACAAGCGTCATCTCACGGCTGACGACGTCTACCACCTGCTCAAGGAGGACGGCGTCGACGTCGGCCTGGCCACCGTCTATCGCGTGCTGACCCAGTTCGAGCAGGCCGGCCTGCTGATCCGCCACCATTTCGACAACGAGAAGGCCGTCTACGAGCTCAACCAGGGCAGCCATCACGACCACCTGGTCTGCGTCCAGTGCGGCAAAGTGGAAGAGTTCTACGACCCGGAGATCGAGCAACGGCAGCAGAAGATCGCGGCCGACCACGGCTTCGCCCTGCACGAGCACGCCCTCTATCTCTACGTCGACTGCGTCAAGCCCGACTGCCCCAACCGGCCGAAGGCCAAGGGCTAA
- the hemH gene encoding ferrochelatase: MSYFLAEPAFRHDQPAGIGVLLINLGTPEAPTAQALKPYLREFLSDRRVVEIPRPIWWLILNGIILQTRPRKSAEKYASIWTPEGSPLRVITERQTQLLREALTTVSPTPIQVEYAMRYDQPSVTSVIGKLRAAGCTRLLILPLYPQYAASSTGSALDAVYGTLSRSRNQPELRVVRSFHDHPGYIAALAGQIEQYWASHGRPEQLVMSFHGVPRRSLELGDPYHCECQKTGRLLAERLGLTPEHYRISFQSRFGRAEWLKPYTSETLAELGRRKTRRVDVVCPGFVADCLETLEEIAMENKAVFLNAGGGEYHYIPALNDQPEFIETLRDIVLNHLAGWIASTDAAVLVQRLQRAREMGANT; encoded by the coding sequence ATGTCTTATTTCCTGGCCGAGCCCGCCTTCCGCCACGACCAGCCGGCCGGCATCGGCGTGCTGTTGATCAACCTCGGCACGCCCGAGGCGCCAACTGCCCAGGCCTTGAAACCGTATCTGCGCGAATTCCTGTCGGACCGGCGGGTGGTCGAGATTCCGCGCCCGATCTGGTGGCTGATCCTCAACGGCATCATCCTACAGACCCGGCCGCGCAAATCGGCCGAGAAATACGCCAGCATCTGGACCCCGGAAGGCTCGCCGCTGAGGGTGATCACCGAACGCCAGACCCAACTACTACGCGAGGCGCTCACTACCGTCAGCCCGACGCCGATCCAGGTCGAATACGCCATGCGCTACGACCAGCCTTCGGTCACCTCGGTCATCGGCAAGCTGCGGGCGGCGGGCTGCACCCGTCTGCTGATACTGCCGCTGTATCCGCAATATGCCGCCAGCAGCACCGGCTCGGCCCTCGACGCGGTATACGGCACCCTCAGCCGCAGCCGCAACCAGCCTGAACTGCGTGTCGTCCGCAGCTTCCACGACCACCCTGGCTACATCGCCGCACTAGCCGGCCAGATCGAACAGTACTGGGCAAGCCATGGCCGGCCCGAACAACTGGTCATGAGCTTTCACGGCGTGCCACGACGCAGCCTGGAACTGGGCGACCCCTATCACTGCGAATGCCAGAAGACCGGCCGACTGCTGGCCGAGCGGCTTGGCCTGACGCCAGAGCACTACCGCATCAGCTTCCAGTCGCGCTTCGGACGCGCCGAATGGCTCAAGCCCTATACCTCGGAAACACTGGCAGAACTGGGCCGACGCAAGACTCGTCGGGTTGACGTGGTCTGCCCCGGCTTCGTTGCCGACTGCCTGGAAACCCTGGAAGAGATCGCCATGGAAAACAAGGCTGTCTTCCTCAACGCCGGTGGCGGCGAGTACCACTACATCCCCGCACTCAACGACCAGCCGGAATTCATCGAGACCCTGCGCGACATCGTGCTCAATCACCTCGCCGGTTGGATTGCTAGCACCGATGCCGCCGTGCTGGTTCAACGTCTGCAGCGCGCCAGGGAGATGGGTGCGAATACCTGA
- a CDS encoding FCSD flavin-binding domain-containing protein, which produces MAINRRDFLKVSAGAVGAASLSSLSNFAIAGANPKVVIVGGGFGGATCARYLKLWDPKIEVTVIEMNDKFVSCPFSNTVLGGINKLEDLTFSYNGLKKAGVKVVKDEVVGFDTAARVVKCKSGKTFSYDRLVLSGGIELRFDLIEGYDAKAQKTVMHAWKAGPQTATLRKQLEAMPDGGVYVLSIPGMPYRCPPGPYERVSMVANYFKTKKPKSKVIVLDSNADIVSKKGLFLTAWKKHYEGMIDYRPNSKPVRIDAAKKTVVLDVDDVKADVLNVVPPMRAHGITAIAGVRDDKDNWCSVDFRTLESKVAPNVHIIGDSISAPTPKSGSMANNYGKVCAAAIVELLNGREAEKVPVITNTCFSATSSNSAIHVAAVWRLNAEGKWETPKGATGVSKEESELEWHYMESWAKNIWADTLAL; this is translated from the coding sequence ATGGCAATCAATCGCCGTGATTTTCTAAAGGTGTCGGCCGGCGCAGTCGGTGCGGCAAGCCTGAGCTCTCTGAGCAATTTCGCCATCGCGGGCGCCAATCCCAAGGTCGTCATCGTCGGTGGCGGCTTCGGCGGCGCCACCTGCGCGCGCTATCTCAAGCTGTGGGACCCGAAAATCGAGGTCACCGTGATCGAGATGAACGACAAGTTCGTCTCCTGCCCCTTCTCCAACACCGTGCTCGGCGGCATCAACAAACTGGAAGACCTCACCTTCAGCTACAACGGCCTGAAGAAAGCCGGCGTCAAGGTGGTGAAGGACGAGGTGGTCGGCTTCGATACCGCCGCGCGCGTGGTCAAATGCAAGAGCGGCAAGACCTTCTCTTATGACCGTCTGGTGCTGTCGGGCGGCATCGAGTTGCGCTTCGACCTGATCGAAGGTTACGACGCCAAGGCCCAGAAGACCGTCATGCACGCCTGGAAGGCCGGCCCTCAGACCGCCACCCTGCGCAAGCAGCTGGAAGCCATGCCCGACGGCGGTGTCTATGTCCTTTCCATCCCGGGCATGCCCTACCGTTGCCCGCCCGGCCCCTACGAGCGGGTGAGCATGGTGGCCAACTACTTCAAGACCAAGAAACCCAAGTCCAAGGTCATCGTGCTCGACAGCAATGCCGACATCGTGTCGAAGAAAGGGCTCTTCCTGACGGCCTGGAAGAAACATTACGAAGGCATGATCGACTACCGGCCGAACAGCAAGCCGGTACGTATCGACGCAGCCAAGAAGACCGTCGTGCTCGACGTCGACGACGTCAAGGCCGACGTGCTCAACGTGGTGCCGCCGATGCGCGCCCATGGCATCACCGCCATCGCCGGCGTGCGCGACGACAAGGACAACTGGTGCTCGGTCGATTTCCGCACCCTGGAGTCCAAGGTCGCACCCAATGTGCATATCATCGGCGACTCGATCTCCGCGCCGACACCGAAGTCCGGCTCGATGGCCAACAACTACGGCAAGGTCTGCGCCGCCGCCATCGTCGAGCTGCTCAACGGCCGCGAGGCGGAAAAGGTGCCGGTGATCACCAACACCTGTTTCTCCGCCACCTCCTCCAACAGCGCCATCCACGTGGCCGCGGTCTGGCGGCTGAATGCGGAAGGCAAGTGGGAAACCCCGAAGGGCGCGACCGGCGTCTCCAAGGAGGAGAGCGAGCTCGAGTGGCACTACATGGAGTCCTGGGCGAAGAACATCTGGGCCGATACCCTGGCGCTCTGA
- the hrcA gene encoding heat-inducible transcriptional repressor HrcA: MLNDRARFLLKTLVERYIEDGQPVGSRTLSKQAGLSLSPATIRNVMADLEEGGFIASPHTSAGRVPTPRGYRLFVDSLLTVRPLAQPELIQIESTLLPDDPQRLVSAASQLLAELTHFAGVVATPKRRSQRFRQIEFLTLSDKRILLIVVSAEGEVQNRIILADRPYSQSQLTQAANFFNHHYSGMSFEEVRPRLMGELTAIQSDISRLMQAAIETSSQAFDPANKQYVIAGEANLLKTPDLSSDMDRLRELFHLFESKTDLLQLLNVSQGAEGVQLFIGAESGMAPLDECSVITAPYEVNGEVVGTLGVIGPTRMAYERIIPIVDITARLLSNALSHH, from the coding sequence ATGTTGAACGACCGTGCACGCTTTCTGCTCAAGACCCTGGTTGAGCGCTACATTGAAGATGGCCAGCCCGTCGGCTCGCGCACGCTTTCGAAGCAGGCCGGCCTCAGCCTGTCGCCGGCGACCATCCGCAATGTCATGGCCGACCTCGAGGAAGGCGGCTTCATCGCCAGCCCGCACACCTCGGCCGGCCGCGTTCCCACCCCGCGCGGCTACCGGCTGTTCGTCGACAGCCTGCTCACGGTGCGGCCCCTGGCCCAGCCGGAGCTGATCCAGATCGAATCGACCCTGCTGCCGGACGACCCGCAGCGACTGGTCTCGGCCGCCTCGCAACTGCTGGCCGAGCTGACCCATTTCGCCGGAGTGGTGGCCACCCCTAAGCGGCGCAGCCAGCGCTTTCGCCAGATCGAGTTTCTCACGCTGTCGGACAAGCGCATCCTGCTCATCGTGGTCAGCGCCGAGGGCGAGGTGCAGAACCGCATCATCCTGGCCGACCGGCCCTACAGCCAGAGCCAGCTGACCCAGGCAGCCAACTTCTTCAACCACCATTACAGCGGCATGAGCTTCGAAGAGGTACGGCCGCGGCTGATGGGCGAGCTGACCGCCATCCAGTCCGACATCAGCCGGCTGATGCAGGCGGCAATCGAGACCAGCAGCCAGGCCTTCGACCCGGCCAACAAGCAATATGTCATCGCCGGCGAGGCCAACCTGCTGAAGACGCCTGACCTGTCGTCGGACATGGACCGGCTGCGCGAGCTGTTCCACCTGTTCGAAAGCAAGACCGACCTGTTGCAACTGCTCAACGTCAGCCAGGGCGCCGAAGGTGTGCAACTCTTCATCGGCGCCGAATCCGGCATGGCGCCGCTCGATGAATGCAGCGTGATCACCGCCCCCTACGAGGTCAACGGCGAGGTGGTCGGCACGCTGGGCGTGATCGGTCCGACCCGGATGGCCTACGAGCGCATTATCCCCATCGTCGACATCACCGCCCGTTTGCTGTCCAACGCCCTCTCCCACCACTGA
- the dapB gene encoding 4-hydroxy-tetrahydrodipicolinate reductase, with protein MSQSIVIAGSSGRMGRALLEAVAAAPDLRLGAALERAGSPYLGKDAGELIGGHFGVTVSEDVAAALKQSHVLIDFTRPEATLRHLDACVKAGAGLVIGTTGFDDAGKQAIRRAAESVPVVFAPNMSVGVNLTFKLLDIAARILNEGFDIEIVEAHHRHKVDAPSGTALRMGEVLAEALGRDLKTCAVYGREGVTGERNPNTIGFATVRGGDIVGDHTVMFAGIGERVEISHKASSRMTFALGALRAARFLAGRKSGLFDMQDVLGLR; from the coding sequence ATGAGCCAGAGTATCGTCATCGCCGGTAGCAGCGGCCGCATGGGCCGCGCCCTGCTCGAGGCCGTCGCCGCCGCCCCCGACCTGCGTCTGGGTGCCGCCCTGGAACGTGCAGGCAGCCCCTATCTGGGTAAGGATGCCGGCGAGCTGATCGGCGGCCATTTCGGCGTCACCGTCAGCGAGGATGTCGCGGCTGCGCTGAAGCAGTCCCACGTCCTGATCGATTTCACCCGGCCCGAGGCCACCTTGCGGCATCTCGATGCCTGCGTGAAGGCCGGCGCCGGCCTGGTCATCGGCACCACCGGCTTCGACGATGCCGGCAAGCAGGCGATCCGCCGCGCCGCCGAATCGGTGCCGGTGGTGTTCGCGCCCAACATGAGCGTCGGGGTCAATCTCACCTTCAAGCTGCTCGATATCGCCGCCCGCATCCTGAACGAGGGCTTCGACATCGAGATCGTCGAGGCGCATCACCGGCACAAGGTCGACGCCCCATCCGGGACCGCCCTGCGCATGGGCGAGGTGTTGGCCGAGGCCTTGGGCCGCGACCTCAAGACCTGCGCCGTCTACGGCCGGGAGGGCGTCACCGGCGAGCGCAACCCCAATACCATCGGTTTTGCCACCGTCCGCGGCGGCGACATCGTCGGCGACCACACCGTGATGTTCGCCGGCATCGGCGAGCGGGTGGAGATCAGTCACAAGGCCAGCAGCCGCATGACCTTCGCCCTGGGCGCCCTGCGTGCCGCCCGCTTCCTGGCCGGGCGCAAGAGCGGCCTGTTCGACATGCAGGACGTGCTCGGCCTGCGGTGA
- a CDS encoding NAD(+) kinase produces MENNFKSIALIGKYNSASVGNDVQRLAEFLAERGHQVWTTLHTADNCQIRSIKTAPLVDLASRMDLAIVLGGDGTMLNVARVLANHPVPMIGVNLGRLGFLADVSLDTMLPTLDEMLAGQYVAEDRIMLECHIERRGELFDTAYAFNDAVVSKGNTGRLIEFEVYIDDKFVYSQRADGLVLATPTGSTAYALSAGGPIMHPTLEAFVLTPVCAHTLSARPIAVNSRSEIEINLIHADDARAHFDGQRHQGMLVGDRLVVRRAKNTIRLLHPADHNYYDTLREKLHWGEKL; encoded by the coding sequence ATGGAAAACAATTTCAAGAGCATCGCACTCATCGGCAAGTACAACAGCGCCAGCGTCGGCAACGATGTCCAGCGACTGGCCGAATTCCTTGCCGAGCGCGGCCATCAGGTTTGGACCACGTTGCACACGGCCGACAATTGCCAGATCCGCAGCATCAAGACCGCCCCCCTGGTGGATCTGGCCAGCCGCATGGATCTGGCCATCGTCCTCGGCGGCGACGGCACGATGCTCAACGTCGCCCGCGTGCTAGCCAACCATCCGGTGCCGATGATCGGCGTCAACCTGGGCCGTCTGGGCTTCCTGGCGGACGTCTCGCTCGACACCATGCTGCCGACCCTGGATGAAATGCTGGCCGGCCAGTATGTCGCCGAGGACCGCATTATGCTGGAATGCCACATCGAGCGCCGCGGCGAATTGTTCGACACCGCCTATGCCTTCAACGATGCCGTGGTCAGCAAGGGCAATACCGGCCGCCTGATTGAATTCGAAGTCTATATCGACGACAAGTTCGTCTACAGCCAGCGTGCCGACGGCCTGGTGCTGGCCACCCCGACCGGTTCCACCGCCTATGCCTTGTCGGCCGGCGGGCCGATTATGCACCCCACGCTGGAGGCCTTCGTCCTCACCCCGGTCTGTGCCCACACCCTGTCGGCCCGGCCGATTGCCGTGAACAGCCGCTCCGAGATCGAGATCAACCTGATCCATGCCGACGATGCCCGTGCCCATTTCGATGGCCAGCGCCATCAGGGCATGCTGGTCGGCGATCGCCTGGTCGTGCGCCGGGCCAAGAACACCATCCGCCTGCTGCACCCGGCCGACCATAATTACTACGATACCCTGCGTGAAAAACTGCACTGGGGCGAAAAGCTCTAA